Proteins encoded in a region of the Gemmatimonadota bacterium genome:
- a CDS encoding DUF4340 domain-containing protein, with protein sequence MDETRKTLAFVAAAAVVTAAAFLAAPADPTPEAFSDRGEAFFPDFADPNDAVSLEVIDFNEATGGINAFSVVFKGTRWRIPSHHNYPADDKDRLARTAAGLIEVRKDDVVAEIAADHEALGVVDPLDESIASLSGRGKRVTIKDGNDNLLADLIVGRTVPGREGQYRYLRVPGQKRTYAARFDVDVSSRFGDWIEKDLLEVDQARIEQVILKDYSIDERTRMLDQRDTIVLSKGDPDWTANRMRTGQKVDAVKMEDLLKALDELTIVGVRPKPAGLSRSLEDNDEGISITRSDLASLQQKGYYFTGDGQLVSNEGETQVRTEDGVIYTLRFGEIVYGVGDEVTAGLIGAGSAGGAGSPGGSLGSGGPGGFGAGSPAGPGENRYLFITTGFDASLFPEPPEPTDLGFQARADSLRTEADRTNADLHEKHETWRQSVDTGRRTSADLNARFAQWYYVISAESFDRIRLKRTDLVTSE encoded by the coding sequence ATGGACGAAACACGCAAGACCCTGGCCTTCGTCGCCGCGGCGGCCGTGGTGACCGCCGCCGCCTTCCTCGCGGCTCCGGCCGACCCGACGCCGGAAGCTTTCTCGGACCGCGGCGAGGCTTTCTTTCCGGATTTCGCCGATCCGAACGACGCGGTCTCCCTCGAAGTCATCGACTTCAACGAAGCGACCGGAGGGATCAACGCCTTCAGCGTGGTGTTCAAAGGCACGCGCTGGCGCATCCCCTCCCATCACAACTACCCCGCCGACGACAAGGACCGCCTGGCCCGCACGGCCGCCGGGCTCATCGAGGTCCGCAAGGACGACGTGGTCGCCGAGATCGCCGCGGACCACGAGGCACTGGGCGTGGTGGATCCGCTGGACGAGTCGATCGCCTCCCTGTCCGGGCGCGGTAAGCGCGTTACGATCAAGGACGGAAACGACAACCTGCTCGCCGACCTCATCGTCGGCAGGACCGTTCCGGGCCGGGAAGGTCAGTACCGCTACCTGAGGGTGCCCGGCCAGAAGCGGACCTACGCGGCGCGGTTCGACGTGGACGTCTCCTCCCGGTTCGGCGACTGGATCGAAAAGGACCTGCTGGAAGTGGACCAGGCGCGTATTGAACAGGTGATTCTGAAAGACTACTCCATAGACGAGCGTACCCGCATGCTGGACCAGCGCGACACGATCGTGCTGTCTAAAGGGGATCCCGACTGGACGGCCAACCGCATGCGGACCGGGCAGAAGGTCGACGCGGTGAAGATGGAAGACCTGCTCAAGGCCCTGGACGAGTTGACCATCGTGGGCGTCCGGCCCAAGCCCGCCGGTCTTTCCAGGAGCCTGGAAGACAACGACGAAGGCATCAGCATCACCCGGAGCGATCTGGCCTCACTGCAGCAGAAGGGCTATTACTTCACGGGGGACGGCCAGCTGGTGTCCAACGAAGGTGAAACCCAGGTCCGCACGGAGGACGGGGTCATCTATACGTTGCGGTTCGGGGAGATCGTGTACGGCGTAGGAGACGAGGTTACGGCCGGCCTGATAGGTGCGGGCAGTGCGGGTGGAGCGGGTAGTCCGGGCGGTTCGCTCGGCTCCGGCGGCCCTGGCGGCTTTGGAGCCGGAAGCCCCGCGGGACCGGGCGAGAACCGTTACCTGTTCATCACGACCGGATTCGACGCGAGCCTCTTCCCGGAACCGCCCGAGCCCACCGACCTGGGTTTCCAGGCCCGGGCGGACTCCCTCCGGACCGAGGCCGACCGGACCAATGCCGATCTCCACGAAAAACACGAGACCTGGCGGCAAAGCGTCGATACGGGACGGCGGACCTCCGCGGACCTGAACGCCCGATTCGCACAATGGTACTACGTCATATCCGCGGAGAGCTTCGACCGGATCCGCCTGAAACGCACAGACCTGGTAACCTCCGAGTAG
- a CDS encoding TonB-dependent receptor, with translation MKATKVRCAILAIALSCLLFPAAARAATVSGKVLSERGDPLPAVTVVLPALEIGAFTDEKGVFRLENVPQGRHTIEFRFIGYRTIRSEVIVSETEPKALEVSMQPEVLLGEEVTVTGDRDLVGELTGSSQSVLVLPPSALEERRGQTLGETLESLPGVSSLTTGPAISKPVVRGVHSARVLVLNAGVTQEGQQWGGDHAPEIDPFAPARIEVLKGAAGVQYGAGAIGGVIRIEPPELPVDPGVGGRFNTNLFSNNKQGAASLLLQGALHRIPGLKWRVQGSLRRAGDARAPKHVIRNSGFDEKNYSVALGYSTDRVDTEAYFSHFGTWLGIYKGAHIGNTTDLRRAIERGDPWVSGEFTYEIDNPRQRVDHDLLSVRSLVRFDGVGNLELRYGQQYNRREEWDSTRSGAPPVRPGFDLGLQTHSGEVIFHHRNFGNWYGKIGVSGMRQRNERFSTGFLIPDFLAFSSGVFALESWTKGKTTVDTGLRYDYRWAEIYSNEGRRATEIVEGGIFTYRNMTGVIGLIHELTPTLAVAANIGRAWRPPGVNELYSYGVHHGTAQFEIGDRELDTESSLNTDLTLRYRGDRGHGELGFFRSNYRNFISLLPAGDLVLTIRGAFPKFTYVQSDAVIQGLDGYLEYDLTRYMGTYLSASIVRGRDTSENEPLFQMPPTRLITGIDLRLPAAGHLLEAGIGFEGHFVLRQEHFPEGIDFADPPAGYNLFDVLLHAEVAVADQPVRMQFGVHNLFNKRYRDYLSRFRYFTDDPGRNVTISLSVPFGQAMEE, from the coding sequence ATGAAAGCGACGAAAGTACGGTGCGCCATCCTGGCGATCGCCCTGTCCTGCCTCTTATTTCCGGCAGCGGCACGGGCCGCTACGGTGAGCGGAAAGGTGCTGAGCGAGCGCGGCGATCCGTTGCCGGCGGTGACCGTTGTTTTGCCGGCGCTCGAAATCGGTGCGTTTACAGATGAAAAAGGCGTATTCCGGCTGGAAAACGTACCCCAGGGCCGCCACACGATCGAATTCCGGTTTATCGGCTACCGGACGATCCGGAGCGAGGTGATCGTCTCCGAAACCGAACCGAAGGCGCTTGAAGTGAGCATGCAGCCGGAGGTGCTTCTCGGCGAGGAGGTCACCGTCACGGGCGACCGGGACCTGGTGGGCGAACTCACCGGGTCCAGCCAGTCCGTTCTCGTCCTGCCCCCGTCCGCTCTGGAGGAACGCCGTGGCCAGACGCTGGGCGAGACGCTGGAGTCCCTGCCGGGCGTATCCTCCCTGACCACGGGACCGGCCATTTCGAAGCCCGTGGTGCGCGGCGTGCACAGCGCCCGGGTGCTGGTACTCAACGCCGGGGTTACCCAGGAAGGACAGCAATGGGGCGGAGACCACGCACCCGAGATCGACCCCTTTGCACCTGCCCGCATCGAGGTGCTCAAGGGCGCCGCCGGCGTGCAGTACGGCGCCGGGGCCATCGGGGGCGTAATCCGCATCGAACCGCCGGAACTGCCCGTGGATCCGGGAGTGGGCGGCCGGTTCAACACGAATCTCTTTTCCAACAACAAACAGGGGGCGGCTTCCCTCCTCCTGCAGGGAGCGCTTCACCGCATTCCGGGACTCAAGTGGCGGGTGCAGGGCAGTCTTCGCCGGGCGGGCGATGCCCGGGCGCCGAAGCACGTCATACGGAATTCCGGATTCGATGAAAAAAACTACTCCGTGGCACTGGGTTATTCGACGGACCGGGTGGACACGGAGGCTTATTTCAGTCATTTCGGTACCTGGCTGGGGATCTACAAAGGCGCCCACATCGGCAACACCACGGATCTGAGACGGGCCATTGAGCGGGGCGACCCTTGGGTCTCGGGCGAATTCACCTACGAAATCGACAATCCGCGCCAGCGGGTGGACCACGATCTTCTGTCCGTTCGGTCTCTGGTACGCTTCGACGGGGTGGGAAATCTCGAACTGCGGTACGGCCAGCAGTACAACCGGCGCGAGGAATGGGACTCCACACGAAGCGGCGCCCCGCCTGTAAGGCCCGGGTTCGACCTGGGACTGCAGACGCACAGCGGCGAAGTGATCTTCCACCACAGGAACTTTGGAAACTGGTACGGAAAGATCGGCGTCAGCGGCATGCGTCAGCGGAACGAGCGGTTCAGCACGGGGTTCCTCATCCCCGATTTCCTGGCCTTTAGTTCAGGGGTGTTCGCCCTGGAATCCTGGACGAAGGGCAAGACCACGGTTGATACCGGTTTGCGATACGACTACCGCTGGGCGGAGATCTACTCGAACGAAGGACGGCGTGCCACCGAGATTGTCGAAGGAGGAATCTTCACCTACCGCAACATGACCGGGGTGATCGGCCTGATCCACGAATTGACCCCGACACTGGCCGTCGCCGCCAACATCGGCAGGGCCTGGCGTCCACCCGGGGTGAACGAGTTATACAGTTACGGCGTTCATCATGGTACGGCGCAGTTCGAAATCGGAGACAGGGAACTGGACACGGAATCGAGCCTGAACACGGATCTCACCCTGCGGTACCGGGGGGACCGGGGCCACGGCGAGCTGGGGTTCTTCAGATCGAATTATCGCAACTTCATATCGCTGCTGCCGGCTGGCGATCTTGTGTTGACAATCCGGGGTGCGTTCCCCAAATTTACCTATGTCCAGTCCGACGCGGTGATCCAGGGATTAGACGGATACCTGGAATACGACTTGACCCGGTACATGGGCACCTATCTGTCCGCCTCGATCGTCCGTGGACGAGACACGTCGGAAAACGAGCCCCTGTTCCAGATGCCGCCCACCCGGTTGATCACCGGCATTGATTTACGCCTGCCCGCCGCCGGGCACCTGCTGGAAGCCGGGATTGGATTCGAAGGCCATTTCGTCCTGCGGCAGGAGCATTTTCCTGAAGGTATCGATTTTGCGGACCCGCCAGCCGGCTACAACCTCTTCGACGTGCTGCTGCACGCGGAGGTAGCCGTGGCCGATCAACCGGTCCGCATGCAGTTCGGCGTGCACAATCTGTTCAACAAGCGCTACCGGGACTACCTGAGCCGGTTCCGCTATTTTACCGACGATCCGGGTCGGAATGTTACGATCAGCCTGTCCGTACCGTTCGGACAGGCCATGGAGGAATAA
- a CDS encoding ABC transporter, which produces MNLGPANRINVRLVAAIVRRDLRLAFSNPTGYVFVTLFIFLSAAAAFWQVPFFLNNLANLDQLNAVFPYLLLFFIPALTMGVWAEETRQGTDELLLTLPATDLEIVLGKYLSVVGVYTASLALSLTHVLVLMFLGSPDLGLMVGNYLGYWLAGAALISVGMLASLLTSHVTIAFILGALFCAAFVLIGPIAGGISDGLRSLLSPLGLFTAFDDFARGVVSFSGLVHFVSVAGLMLYLNVVLIGRRHWPVQAGGYRMGIHHGARAAALVAVVIGLNVILGRAGVRLDVTAEGLHSLSDETVQMLSELDPERPVFIQAFVSPEVPESYVQTRSGLIDVLKELDAVGGSRVQVRIQATEMYSPEAREARERFGITPLELPNLRSARSGFTNVFAGIAVTCGPEEQVIGFLDSGLPVEYELVRSLRVAARADRAKLGILATEVRLFGGFDFNTMQSRQPWAMTEELRKQYDVVQVQPQEDYPDDLDVLLAALPNTLTQPEMDRLSEYIASGNPTLLLTDPLPSFNLALSPSEQKGASANPFAGNQQPAPVPKGDIQGLLRRFGVEWTTGLIVWDQYNPHPGMAHLPPEVVFASPGNENPDTFNREAVSTASLQELVFIFPGRLQHAGSADFTFTPLVQSGNMSGLTAYSQLVQRNFFGGSQLVLTNIPRRASQNAYTVAAHVTGNAAGTAGAEGNESQAEGAAGAAAGDDAPGAGDKASVNLVVVADVDFASQQFFDIRRMGAAGLSFDNVTFFLNLMDVLVGDESFIALRSKRVRYRTLETVERQTMAYTEQRVRDEDAAEEEAQAALDQARRRLTARVDEVRQRTDLDEQTRRIMVRNLEEVENRRFETLQTNIEAEKEARIEESKEMMESQIRLIQNTIKNLAALLPPVPVFLLGVFIFLRRRRRENEAAAAARRLRS; this is translated from the coding sequence ATGAACCTCGGCCCGGCAAACCGAATCAACGTCAGGCTGGTGGCGGCCATCGTCCGAAGGGACCTGCGCCTGGCCTTCAGCAATCCCACGGGATACGTCTTCGTTACGCTGTTCATCTTCCTCAGCGCGGCCGCCGCGTTCTGGCAGGTCCCGTTCTTCCTGAACAACCTGGCGAACCTCGATCAGCTGAACGCCGTGTTCCCCTACCTGCTGCTCTTCTTCATCCCGGCACTGACCATGGGCGTCTGGGCCGAGGAAACCCGGCAGGGTACGGATGAACTGCTGCTCACGCTCCCGGCGACGGACCTGGAGATCGTCCTGGGGAAATACCTCTCGGTGGTGGGCGTCTATACGGCCTCGCTCGCGCTGTCCCTGACCCACGTGCTGGTCCTGATGTTTCTCGGCAGTCCCGACCTTGGGCTCATGGTCGGAAACTACCTGGGATACTGGCTCGCCGGCGCCGCCCTCATCTCCGTCGGCATGCTGGCGTCCCTGCTGACCTCGCACGTCACCATCGCCTTCATCCTCGGCGCGCTGTTCTGCGCCGCCTTCGTTCTCATCGGTCCCATAGCCGGCGGTATCAGCGACGGGTTGCGGAGCCTGCTTTCGCCCTTGGGGTTGTTCACCGCCTTCGACGACTTCGCGCGCGGCGTCGTCAGTTTCTCCGGACTGGTCCACTTCGTCTCCGTCGCCGGTCTGATGCTGTATCTCAACGTGGTGCTGATCGGCCGGCGCCACTGGCCCGTGCAGGCCGGCGGATACCGGATGGGGATCCACCATGGCGCGAGGGCGGCGGCCCTCGTCGCGGTGGTCATCGGACTGAACGTCATCCTGGGCCGTGCAGGCGTCCGCCTGGACGTAACCGCCGAAGGGCTCCATTCGCTTTCCGACGAGACCGTGCAGATGCTGTCGGAGCTGGACCCGGAGCGGCCCGTGTTCATCCAGGCCTTCGTGAGTCCGGAGGTGCCGGAGTCCTACGTACAGACCCGATCGGGCCTGATCGACGTGCTCAAGGAGCTGGACGCCGTGGGCGGCAGCCGGGTCCAGGTACGGATCCAGGCCACGGAGATGTACTCTCCCGAGGCCCGGGAGGCCAGGGAGCGATTCGGCATAACTCCCCTCGAACTGCCTAATCTGCGCAGCGCCCGTTCGGGGTTCACGAACGTCTTCGCCGGCATCGCCGTCACCTGCGGTCCCGAGGAACAGGTGATCGGGTTCCTGGATTCAGGACTCCCCGTCGAGTACGAACTGGTGCGCAGCCTGCGCGTGGCCGCCCGGGCGGACCGCGCGAAACTCGGCATACTCGCCACGGAAGTGCGGCTCTTCGGCGGATTCGATTTCAACACCATGCAAAGCCGGCAGCCCTGGGCCATGACCGAGGAGCTGCGCAAACAGTACGACGTGGTGCAGGTCCAGCCCCAGGAGGACTATCCCGATGACCTGGACGTGCTCCTGGCCGCCCTGCCCAACACCCTGACCCAACCCGAAATGGACCGGCTGTCGGAATACATCGCCTCGGGGAACCCCACGCTGCTCCTGACGGACCCGCTGCCCTCCTTCAACCTGGCCCTTTCCCCTTCCGAGCAGAAGGGGGCAAGCGCCAATCCCTTCGCCGGCAACCAGCAGCCCGCTCCCGTGCCGAAGGGCGATATCCAGGGCCTGCTGCGCAGATTCGGCGTGGAATGGACCACCGGCCTGATCGTATGGGACCAGTACAACCCCCACCCCGGCATGGCCCACCTCCCGCCGGAAGTGGTCTTCGCGTCCCCGGGCAACGAGAATCCGGACACCTTCAACCGGGAAGCCGTCAGCACCGCGTCGCTGCAGGAACTCGTCTTCATCTTCCCGGGCCGGCTGCAGCATGCCGGCTCGGCGGACTTCACGTTCACCCCCCTGGTGCAAAGCGGTAATATGTCGGGGCTGACCGCCTATTCCCAGCTCGTCCAGCGCAACTTCTTCGGCGGATCGCAACTGGTGCTCACCAATATCCCGCGGCGCGCGAGCCAGAACGCCTACACGGTGGCGGCCCACGTCACGGGCAACGCGGCCGGAACGGCAGGCGCGGAAGGCAATGAATCTCAAGCGGAAGGCGCGGCCGGAGCCGCGGCCGGCGACGACGCGCCCGGCGCCGGAGACAAAGCGTCGGTCAACCTGGTTGTCGTGGCCGACGTGGATTTCGCTTCGCAGCAGTTCTTCGACATCCGCCGCATGGGCGCCGCCGGGCTGAGCTTCGACAACGTCACCTTCTTCCTTAACCTCATGGACGTGCTGGTCGGAGACGAATCCTTCATCGCCCTGCGCAGCAAGCGGGTGCGTTACCGCACGCTCGAGACCGTCGAAAGGCAGACCATGGCCTACACGGAGCAGCGGGTCAGGGACGAGGACGCCGCCGAGGAGGAGGCGCAGGCGGCGCTGGACCAGGCCCGGCGCCGGCTCACGGCCCGGGTGGACGAGGTCCGCCAGCGGACCGACCTGGACGAGCAGACCCGGCGGATCATGGTCCGCAACCTGGAGGAAGTGGAGAACCGGCGGTTCGAGACGCTGCAGACCAATATCGAGGCCGAAAAGGAAGCCAGGATCGAGGAAAGCAAGGAGATGATGGAAAGCCAGATCCGGCTGATCCAGAACACCATCAAGAACCTGGCCGCCCTGCTTCCGCCCGTGCCGGTCTTCCTCCTGGGCGTATTCATCTTCCTCCGGCGCAGGCGTCGCGAGAACGAAGCGGCCGCCGCCGCGCGGCGGCTGAGGAGCTGA
- a CDS encoding type 1 periplasmic binding fold superfamily protein: MFRHRWNVLSILTAAVFVSAALTFGCADDDASPTGPDDPDEHEEDDHDDDHDHGPGEEELITTLAITLTPSGGGSSITVRFRDLDGEGGNAPVVDVLAVTAGTDYNGMVEVLNETETPPEDITEEVEEEAEAHQFFFETLGGFSAATVEYADKESDYVSNSGADHPVGLAFTLSVPENAQNGQLRVILSHFDEAPKDGVNQSDETDIDVTFEVLVR; the protein is encoded by the coding sequence ATGTTCAGGCATCGCTGGAACGTACTTTCCATTCTGACCGCCGCGGTATTCGTCTCCGCCGCATTGACGTTCGGCTGCGCTGATGACGACGCCAGTCCTACCGGTCCCGACGATCCGGATGAACATGAGGAAGACGACCATGACGACGACCACGACCACGGACCGGGCGAGGAAGAACTCATCACGACGCTTGCGATCACCCTTACGCCCAGTGGCGGTGGATCGTCGATTACCGTGCGGTTCCGGGACCTGGACGGCGAAGGCGGCAACGCGCCAGTCGTGGACGTGCTGGCCGTAACCGCGGGAACGGATTACAACGGTATGGTCGAGGTATTGAACGAGACCGAAACCCCTCCTGAGGACATCACCGAGGAGGTGGAGGAGGAAGCCGAGGCCCACCAGTTCTTCTTTGAGACCCTCGGGGGTTTCTCAGCGGCTACCGTGGAATACGCGGACAAGGAGTCCGACTACGTGTCGAATTCGGGAGCGGACCATCCCGTTGGCCTCGCATTTACCCTTTCCGTGCCGGAAAATGCGCAGAACGGCCAGTTACGCGTCATTCTGAGTCACTTTGATGAAGCACCCAAGGACGGCGTGAACCAGAGCGACGAGACGGACATCGACGTAACCTTCGAAGTCCTCGTGCGTTAA
- a CDS encoding ABC transporter ATP-binding protein, which produces MSGKTMIEARSLCKYYGSFVAVQDISFTIPEGQIVAFLGPNGAGKSTTMKILSGYLGASAGTAAIAGLDVRSDRLSMSRHLGYLPENGPLYQNMTPLELLRFFGEARGLDRLRLSERMDYVIDRCSLHEALEKPIDKLSRGNKQRVGLAQALLHDPDVLIMDEPTAGLDPNQIRDFRQDIRLLGQTRTILLSTHILQEVDLIADRVLLINEGRLVFDGPPADLRRGGSLEESFHALTGHGGEAGE; this is translated from the coding sequence GTGTCCGGGAAAACCATGATCGAGGCGAGGAGCCTGTGCAAGTACTACGGTTCCTTCGTCGCCGTGCAAGACATCTCCTTTACCATACCCGAGGGCCAGATCGTGGCCTTCCTCGGACCGAACGGCGCGGGCAAGTCCACGACGATGAAGATCCTCAGCGGGTACCTGGGCGCCAGCGCGGGCACCGCGGCCATCGCCGGACTCGACGTGAGAAGCGACCGCCTCTCCATGTCGAGGCATCTTGGATACCTCCCGGAGAACGGTCCGCTGTACCAGAACATGACGCCGCTGGAACTCCTGCGGTTCTTCGGCGAAGCCCGTGGTCTCGATCGGCTTCGGCTGTCCGAGCGCATGGATTACGTCATCGACCGGTGCAGCCTTCACGAAGCGCTGGAAAAGCCCATCGACAAGCTGTCCCGGGGCAACAAGCAGCGGGTCGGCCTCGCGCAGGCCCTGCTCCACGACCCCGACGTGCTCATCATGGACGAACCGACCGCCGGGCTCGACCCGAACCAGATCCGGGACTTCCGCCAGGATATCCGGTTGCTCGGGCAGACCAGGACCATCCTGCTCTCCACCCACATCCTGCAGGAAGTGGATCTCATCGCCGACCGCGTTCTCCTGATCAACGAGGGCAGGCTGGTCTTCGATGGTCCGCCTGCCGATCTGCGCCGCGGCGGATCACTGGAGGAGTCTTTCCACGCGTTGACCGGACACGGCGGGGAGGCGGGTGAATGA
- a CDS encoding TonB-dependent receptor codes for MNATKTLSVILATAVSCLVLPAVAHAATVTGKVLNEAGAPLQAVTVILPDLEIGAFSDEEGRFRLENVPVGRHTIEFRFVGYRTIRSEVVVSESEPKVLEVSMQPEALIGEEVTVTGDRDLAGELTGSTQSVLVLPLSELEERRGQTVGETLESLPGVSTLTTGPAVSKPVLRGVHSARVLVLNAGITQEGQQWGGDHAPEIDPFSPARIEVLKGAAGVQYGAGAIGGVIRIEPPELPTRPGMGGRINTNLFSNNRQGAGSLLLQGALRQLGGLKWRVQGSLRRAGDAHAPVHVIRNSGFDERDYSMALGYTTDRVDTEAYFSHFGTWIGIFKGAHIGNTTDLRRSIERGEPTIVGSFTYEIDNPRQRVDHDLLSVRSLVRFEGRGNLELRYGQQYNRREEWDSHARSGGVARPGFSQGLQTHSGDAIFQHRNFGNWYGKVGVSGMRQENKRFSTGFLIPDFLAYSAGVFALESWTKGKTTLETGLRYDYRWMEIYSNTGRRATEIVDGGIFSYRNMTGVLGLIYELTPDMALAANVGRAWRPPGVNELYSHGVHHGTAQFEIGDKELGTESSLNTDLTLRYQGDRGRGELGLFRSHYSNYISLLPADDLVLTIRGAFPKFTYVQSDAVIQGFDGYLEYELTPHIDTHLSASFVRGRNTAESQPLYQMPATRFIAGLSFHLPTGGRLLDAGIGLEGRFVLRQNNFPEGIDYADPPAGYELFDLDLHAEIAVADQPVRVQFGVRNLFNQRYRDYLSRFRYYIDNPGRNVTFGLSIPFGQSIEQ; via the coding sequence ATGAATGCAACGAAAACCCTGAGCGTCATCCTGGCGACAGCCGTGTCCTGCCTGGTCCTTCCGGCCGTAGCGCATGCCGCCACGGTGACCGGCAAGGTGCTGAACGAGGCCGGAGCGCCATTGCAGGCGGTGACCGTTATCCTGCCCGATCTCGAAATCGGGGCGTTCTCCGACGAGGAAGGCCGGTTTCGCCTGGAGAACGTGCCGGTGGGCAGGCACACGATCGAGTTCCGGTTCGTCGGTTACCGAACGATCCGAAGCGAGGTGGTCGTCTCCGAATCCGAGCCGAAGGTGCTGGAAGTAAGCATGCAACCGGAGGCGCTTATCGGCGAGGAGGTCACCGTCACGGGCGACCGGGACCTGGCGGGCGAGCTCACCGGGTCCACCCAGTCCGTACTCGTCCTGCCCCTTTCCGAACTGGAGGAACGGCGGGGCCAGACCGTGGGCGAGACGCTGGAATCCCTGCCGGGCGTATCCACCCTGACCACGGGCCCGGCCGTATCGAAGCCGGTGCTGCGAGGCGTCCACAGTGCCCGAGTCCTCGTGCTCAACGCCGGAATTACCCAGGAAGGACAGCAGTGGGGCGGAGATCACGCCCCGGAGATCGATCCCTTTTCCCCGGCCCGCATCGAGGTGCTCAAGGGCGCCGCCGGCGTGCAATACGGCGCCGGCGCCATCGGCGGCGTCATCCGCATTGAACCGCCGGAACTGCCCACGAGACCGGGCATGGGCGGCCGGATCAACACGAATCTGTTCTCCAATAACCGGCAAGGCGCGGGTTCGCTGCTCCTTCAGGGCGCCCTGCGGCAGCTTGGGGGACTCAAGTGGCGGGTCCAGGGTAGCCTGCGCCGGGCGGGCGACGCCCACGCACCGGTCCACGTCATACGGAATTCCGGGTTCGACGAGCGGGACTATTCGATGGCGCTGGGTTATACGACGGACCGCGTGGACACCGAAGCCTACTTCAGCCATTTCGGCACCTGGATCGGGATCTTCAAAGGGGCCCACATCGGCAACACCACGGACCTGCGAAGGTCCATTGAGCGCGGCGAGCCGACCATCGTGGGTTCCTTCACCTACGAAATCGATAATCCGCGCCAGCGGGTGGACCACGATCTCCTTTCCGTTCGATCCCTTGTACGTTTTGAAGGGAGGGGCAATCTCGAACTCCGGTACGGACAGCAGTACAACCGGCGCGAGGAGTGGGACTCCCACGCCAGGAGCGGCGGTGTGGCCAGGCCCGGCTTCTCCCAGGGGCTGCAGACCCACAGCGGCGACGCGATCTTCCAGCACCGCAATTTCGGAAACTGGTACGGAAAAGTCGGCGTCAGCGGCATGCGCCAGGAGAACAAGCGCTTCAGTACCGGTTTCCTGATTCCCGACTTTCTGGCCTACAGTGCCGGCGTGTTCGCCCTGGAGTCCTGGACGAAGGGAAAGACCACGCTGGAGACGGGTCTGCGTTACGACTACCGGTGGATGGAGATCTACTCGAACACGGGCCGCCGCGCTACCGAGATCGTCGATGGCGGCATTTTTTCCTACCGCAACATGACCGGTGTGCTCGGCCTGATCTACGAGTTGACGCCGGACATGGCCCTCGCCGCCAACGTCGGCCGGGCCTGGCGGCCTCCCGGGGTGAACGAACTGTACAGTCACGGCGTCCATCACGGCACGGCGCAGTTCGAAATCGGAGACAAGGAACTGGGCACGGAATCGAGCCTGAACACGGACCTGACCTTGCGGTACCAGGGGGACCGGGGCCGCGGCGAACTGGGGCTTTTCCGTTCCCATTACAGCAACTACATCTCGCTGTTGCCGGCGGACGATCTCGTCTTAACCATCAGAGGCGCATTTCCCAAATTCACCTACGTCCAGTCCGACGCGGTGATCCAGGGATTCGACGGGTACCTGGAATACGAACTGACGCCGCACATCGACACCCATCTGTCCGCCTCCTTCGTTCGTGGGCGGAACACGGCGGAAAGCCAGCCCCTGTACCAGATGCCGGCCACCCGGTTCATCGCCGGCCTTAGTTTCCACCTGCCCACCGGCGGGCGGCTCCTTGACGCCGGTATCGGGCTCGAAGGCCGTTTCGTCTTGCGGCAGAACAACTTTCCCGAAGGCATCGACTATGCGGACCCGCCGGCCGGCTACGAGCTCTTCGACCTGGACCTGCACGCTGAAATCGCCGTGGCCGACCAGCCCGTGCGCGTGCAGTTCGGCGTTCGCAACCTGTTCAACCAGCGGTACCGGGACTACTTGAGCCGTTTCAGGTACTACATCGACAATCCGGGCCGCAACGTCACATTCGGCCTGTCCATTCCCTTCGGACAGTCTATTGAGCAATAG